One window of Toxotes jaculatrix isolate fToxJac2 chromosome 19, fToxJac2.pri, whole genome shotgun sequence genomic DNA carries:
- the heca gene encoding headcase protein homolog: MPNQKNSKGKKSKRTNSSGDEQENGACAAATGGAAAAAAAPRNERSSEVQCATPLGCSLSRAIDLEKDDYQRVLCNNELCPYGNWMHLQCFYEWESSILVQFNCIGRARSWNEKQCRQNMWTKKGYDLAFRFCSCRCGQGHLKKDTDWYQVKRMQDERKKKPSERSAGRSGGSGGSVGSGDGLFEEPKKSKPPGGAGAGKLSHRASSQELPRRQSVDRQNSTERGAAAAGGGHAAGISFPLGPPQKSPCDSPGQSPPTGFSFSPTAALGSGGGGGAVMRGSRQLGEFLKSAVHMDPQRKHLLVGGGLSKGGGCSVGASGGGTGGPHLDPGSVLPLPLSFALPLHHRLTSGSVGDGTHPHPVQFLRRLDLSELLTHIPRHKLNTYHVRMEDDAQAGQGEELRRFILSALSASQRNVVNCALCHRALPVFEQFPLVDGTLFLSPSRHDEIEYDVPCHLQGRLMHLYAICVDCLEGVHKIVCIKCKSRWDGSWHQLGTMYTYDILAASPCCQARLNCKHCGKPVVDVRVGMQYFSEYSNVQQCPHCGNLDYHFVKPFSSYKVLEAY; encoded by the exons ATGCCCAACCAGAAGAACAGcaagggaaagaaaagcaaacgCACTAACAGTAGCGGAGATGAGCAGGAAAATGGAGCCTGTGCGGCCGCAACAGGAGGCGCGGCCGCCGCGGCGGCTGCACCCAGAAACGAGCGCTCGAGTG AGGTCCAGTGTGCAACCCCTCTCGGCTGCAGCCTCAGTCGGGCCATCGACCTGGAGAAGGACGACTACCAGCGGGTGCTCTGCAACAACGAGCTCTGCCCTTATGGCAACTGGATGcatctgcagtgtttctacGAGTGGGAGAGCTCCATCCTCGTACAGTTCAACTGCATCGGCCGTGCGCGCTCCTGGAACGAGAAGCAGTGCCGGCAGAACATGTGGACCAAGAAGGGCTATGACCTGGCCTTCAGGTTCTGCTCCTGCCGCTGCGGCCAGGGTCACCTAAAGAAAGACACCGACTGGTATCAGGTGAAACGCATGCAGGATGAGCGCAAGAAGAAGCCGTCTGAGAGGAGCGCGGGCAGGAGTGGGGGCAGTGGAGGGTCTGTAGGATCTGGGGATGGACTTTTTGAGGAGCCTAAGAAAAGTAAGCCACCTGGGGGAGCAGGAGCAGGTAAACTGTCCCACAGAGCCTCTAGTCAGGAGTTACCTCGTAGACAATCAGTGGACCGGCAAAACTctacagagagaggagcagcagcagcagggggaggACATGCTGCAGGAATATCCTTTCCTCTGGGGCCTCCTCAGAAATCTCCATGTGACTCCCCAGGACAGTCTCCTCCTACCGGGTTCTCCTTCTCCCCCACTGCTGCTCTCggatcaggaggaggaggaggcgcagTTATGCGGGGTTCTCGTCAGCTGGGAGAGTTCCTCAAATCAGCCGTCCACATGGACCCCCAGAGGAAACACCTTCTGGTCGGGGGAGGCCTCAGCAAGGGAGGTGGGTGCTCGGTGGGAGCCTCCGGCGGTGGAACCGGTGGTCCTCACCTCGACCCCGGGTCTGTTCTACCCCTGCCGCTGTCCTTCGCTCTCCCGCTCCACCACCGTCTCACCTCCGGCAGCGTGGGTGACGGCACCCACCCTCACCCGGTGCAGTTCCTGAGGAGGCTGGACCTCTCGGAGCTCCTCACCCACATCCCTCGACATAAACTCAACACCTACCACGTCCGCATGGAGGACGATGCCCAGGCAGGGCAGGGGGAAGAGCTGCGCAG GTTTATCCTGTCAGCTCTCAGTGCGAGCCAGAGGAACGTGGTGAACTGTGCACTGTGCCACCGGGCGCTGCCTGTGTTTGAACAGTTTCCTCTGGTGGACGGGACTCTGTTCCTCAGCCCCTCACGCCACGACGAGATTGAGTACGACGTCCCCTGTCACCTCCAAG GCAGGTTAATGCACCTGTACGCCATCTGTGTGGACTGTCTAGAAGGCGTCCACAAGATTGTCTGCATCAAGTGCAAGTCACGCTGGGACGGGAGCTGGCACCAACTGGGCACCATGTACACCTACGACATACTGGCTGCTTCACCGTGTTGCCAG GCTCGTCTCAACTGTAAGCACTGCGGGAAGCCAGTGGTGGATGTTCGAGTCGGTATGCAGTATTTCTCCGAGTACAGCAACGTCCAGCAGTGCCCTCACTGCGGCAACCTGGACTATCACTTTGTTAAACCCTTCTCCTCCTACAAAGTACTCGAGGCTTATTGA
- the abracl gene encoding costars family protein ABRACL — protein sequence MNVSHEINLLVEEIQRLGSKNADGQTSVKFGVLFNDDRCANIFEALVGTLKAAKKKKVINFQGELLLQGVHDNVDIVLLQE from the exons ATGAATGTCTCTCACGAAATTAATTTGCTGGTGGAGGAGATTCAGCGACTTGGCAGTAAAA atgCTGACGGTCAAACCAGCGTGAAGTTTGGAGTGTTGTTTAATGACGACCGTTGCGCCAATATCTTCGAAGCGTTGGTGGGCACCCTGAAGGctgccaagaagaagaaggtgatcAACTTCCAGGGCGAGTTGCTTCTGCAGGGCGTTCACGACAACGTTGATATTGTCCTGCTCCAAGAATGA